Proteins encoded by one window of Mycolicibacterium sp. ND9-15:
- a CDS encoding DUF3052 domain-containing protein — protein MVAADDAPNYARRLGIQQDQVVQELGWDEDVDDDIRADVEEACGSELLDEDADEVIDVVLLWWRDDDGDLVDALMDAITPLADDGVIWVVTPKTGKPGHVQPAEIAESAPTAGLMQTSSANLGDWIASRLVQPKSKAAGRR, from the coding sequence CGCGGCGGATGACGCCCCGAACTACGCCCGCAGACTGGGCATCCAGCAAGATCAGGTTGTACAGGAACTGGGCTGGGACGAGGACGTCGACGACGACATCCGAGCCGACGTCGAGGAAGCGTGTGGCAGCGAATTGCTCGATGAGGACGCCGACGAGGTCATCGACGTCGTGCTGCTCTGGTGGCGCGATGACGACGGGGACCTGGTGGACGCGCTCATGGACGCCATCACTCCGCTGGCCGACGACGGCGTGATCTGGGTGGTCACGCCGAAGACGGGCAAACCCGGCCACGTCCAGCCGGCCGAGATCGCCGAATCGGCCCCTACCGCCGGCCTGATGCAGACCTCCTCGGCCAACCTGGGCGACTGGATCGCAAGCAGGCTGGTGCAACCGAAGAGCAAGGCGGCGGGGAGAAGATGA
- a CDS encoding peroxiredoxin has protein sequence MIDVGTEAPDFTLKDQNGQPVTLSDFRGVKNVLLVFFPLAFTGICQGELDEIRDRLPEYENDDTATLAISVGPPPTHKIWATQSGFTFPVLSDFWPHGAVASVYGVFNENAGIANRGTFVVDRTGIVRFAEMKEPGEARDHALWTDALTALRSG, from the coding sequence ATGATCGACGTCGGTACGGAAGCGCCGGACTTCACGCTCAAGGACCAGAACGGTCAGCCCGTCACGCTGAGCGACTTTCGCGGCGTGAAAAACGTGCTGCTGGTGTTCTTCCCGCTGGCGTTCACCGGTATCTGTCAGGGCGAACTCGACGAGATTCGCGACCGGCTGCCCGAGTACGAGAACGACGACACCGCGACGCTGGCCATCTCGGTCGGGCCGCCCCCGACCCACAAGATCTGGGCGACACAGAGCGGCTTCACTTTCCCGGTGCTGTCCGATTTCTGGCCACACGGCGCCGTCGCATCGGTGTACGGCGTGTTCAACGAGAACGCGGGCATCGCCAACCGCGGCACATTCGTCGTCGACCGCACCGGAATCGTCCGGTTCGCCGAGATGAAGGAGCCGGGGGAGGCTCGCGATCACGCGCTGTGGACGGACGCGTTGACGGCCCTGCGCTCGGGCTGA
- a CDS encoding site-specific integrase, translated as MASTDEPDRKRTRRAEPITRRSARNGVVTYTFQVDIGSRPNGTRRRQRFTFSTLAEARREYRKITTEVAAGTFVRRNDTTVADFLARWLGGRRDVRPNTLAGYKHSLKPVIDQLGRMGLQQLRTADIDALVTIRLNGTPVAERDKRGRRAAEVLTYLRSKSEGAQYSEILTALGEPGIKALDRLVASGEVLRPGRGRYVAKYGDDPAQPKVPGSVSARTVVTMLVVLSSALDDAMREGLVARNVARLVKRPAVKHHEMASWTTEQAGRFREHVRDERLAACWLLTLAGLRRSEILGLRWSDIDFDAGTVSVAQGRVVVEGRGTITGDPKSKRSRRALPMPADVLAALRALRLRQAEERLALGAEYLDSGLVAVNVDGSLIRPETYSADFARHAKDAAVPVIRLHDVRHTAATMLLDVGTTPSATAKWLGHDPAITLRVYGHVYDDALAAAGDALLGRSRSIGEQ; from the coding sequence ATGGCTAGCACCGATGAACCGGATCGGAAGCGCACTCGCCGCGCCGAGCCGATCACCCGCCGCAGCGCAAGGAACGGCGTGGTCACCTACACGTTCCAGGTAGATATCGGTTCTCGCCCTAACGGGACGCGGAGGAGGCAGCGATTCACCTTCTCGACGCTTGCAGAAGCGCGTCGCGAGTATCGGAAGATCACGACCGAGGTCGCCGCGGGGACGTTCGTTAGGAGGAATGACACGACCGTCGCCGACTTTCTCGCTCGATGGCTCGGCGGTAGACGCGACGTGCGGCCCAATACCCTTGCAGGCTACAAGCATTCATTGAAGCCTGTTATCGACCAACTGGGCAGAATGGGCCTGCAGCAATTAAGAACCGCCGATATCGACGCCTTGGTAACAATTCGATTGAACGGCACACCAGTAGCGGAGCGTGACAAGCGAGGCCGCCGCGCGGCTGAGGTACTCACGTACTTGCGGTCAAAGTCCGAGGGGGCGCAGTATTCCGAGATCCTCACTGCCCTTGGCGAGCCAGGCATTAAGGCCCTCGACCGGCTGGTGGCTTCCGGGGAGGTGTTACGGCCAGGCCGCGGCCGATACGTCGCCAAATACGGAGACGACCCCGCACAACCCAAGGTTCCCGGCAGCGTGAGCGCCCGAACTGTCGTGACCATGCTTGTGGTGTTGTCTTCGGCTCTCGACGACGCGATGCGGGAGGGGTTGGTGGCCCGCAACGTGGCACGCTTGGTAAAGCGCCCGGCGGTCAAGCACCACGAAATGGCGAGCTGGACAACAGAACAGGCTGGCCGATTCCGTGAGCATGTGCGCGATGAACGGCTCGCTGCGTGCTGGCTACTTACGCTGGCAGGTCTTCGCCGGTCCGAGATCCTCGGATTGCGATGGTCCGATATTGACTTCGATGCCGGTACCGTCTCTGTCGCGCAAGGCCGCGTAGTGGTCGAAGGCCGCGGGACCATCACCGGAGACCCGAAGTCGAAACGGTCTCGCCGGGCACTACCGATGCCTGCTGATGTGCTCGCTGCACTGCGAGCTTTGAGATTACGTCAGGCTGAAGAACGCCTCGCCCTTGGCGCTGAATACCTCGATAGCGGCCTCGTCGCCGTCAACGTGGACGGCTCTCTCATTCGCCCCGAGACATACTCGGCGGATTTTGCACGACACGCAAAAGATGCTGCGGTGCCGGTGATTCGGCTACACGACGTCCGGCATACGGCGGCCACCATGCTGCTCGACGTTGGTACTACCCCATCGGCAACGGCCAAGTGGCTTGGCCATGACCCTGCAATAACGCTGCGCGTGTACGGCCACGTCTACGACGACGCGCTGGCTGCGGCCGGCGATGCACTGCTCGGACGCTCGAGGTCGATCGGCGAGCAGTGA
- a CDS encoding helix-turn-helix domain-containing protein, giving the protein MLGISRAAAYRLAAAGELPVRRLGGRVYVVTAELQQLIAS; this is encoded by the coding sequence ATGCTGGGAATCAGCCGAGCAGCAGCTTATCGTCTAGCCGCTGCCGGCGAACTGCCAGTGCGCAGGCTTGGTGGCCGGGTCTATGTCGTGACCGCGGAGCTGCAGCAGCTGATCGCTTCGTGA
- a CDS encoding IS1380 family transposase — MKNIAAASRVKVSADGHGVLSHAGMGLLRELADRTGLSAQVTAVLADTYRGPWVYAPGEVFCDLAAAVADGADCIDGVGQLCGDREHVFGAKASTTTMWRLIDQRIDAGHLPGVRAAPAGARAAAWEAAAAPEGQGWLHIDIDATLVIDHSDNKTGATPTWKKTFGHHPLLAFLDRPEIAGGEALAGLLRTGNAGSNTASDHVIVLGRALESLPPRWRPDPDRRGDPEAPKVLVRCDTAGATHTFADACRTAGVGYSFGYPVDARVQDAVDTLNLGQCWYPAIDSGGSIRGGAWVAEATDLVNLNSWPAGTRLILRKERPHPGAQLRFTDADGMRVTAFITDTPPGVIPGQLAGLELRHRQHARVEDRIRELKATGLRNLPCHGFWANAAWLEIVLTATDLVTWTRLIGFRTHPGLARAEITTFRYRVLHVAARITHGARQLRLRIDATWRWAAQIATAWQHLRTAFG; from the coding sequence GTGAAGAATATCGCGGCCGCTTCGCGGGTGAAAGTGTCGGCCGACGGCCATGGTGTCTTGTCGCATGCCGGGATGGGCCTGCTGCGTGAACTCGCCGACCGCACCGGCCTGTCGGCGCAGGTCACCGCTGTTTTGGCTGACACTTACCGGGGTCCGTGGGTGTACGCGCCCGGGGAGGTGTTCTGCGATCTGGCGGCCGCGGTCGCCGACGGTGCCGATTGCATCGACGGGGTCGGTCAGTTGTGTGGCGATCGCGAGCATGTGTTCGGCGCGAAGGCCTCGACGACCACCATGTGGCGGCTGATAGATCAGCGCATCGACGCCGGGCACCTACCCGGGGTACGGGCAGCGCCGGCTGGTGCGCGCGCGGCGGCCTGGGAAGCCGCAGCGGCCCCCGAGGGTCAGGGCTGGCTGCACATCGACATCGATGCAACCCTGGTGATCGATCACTCCGACAACAAGACCGGTGCCACACCGACCTGGAAGAAGACGTTCGGTCATCACCCGCTGCTGGCGTTTTTGGACCGCCCCGAGATCGCCGGCGGGGAAGCCCTGGCCGGACTGCTGCGCACCGGCAACGCCGGCTCCAACACCGCCTCCGATCACGTCATCGTCCTGGGGCGGGCGCTGGAGTCCCTGCCGCCGCGGTGGCGACCCGACCCCGATCGTCGCGGTGACCCCGAGGCACCGAAGGTGCTGGTGCGCTGCGACACCGCCGGAGCCACCCACACCTTCGCCGACGCCTGCCGCACTGCCGGAGTGGGGTACTCCTTCGGCTACCCCGTCGATGCCCGCGTGCAGGACGCCGTGGACACCCTCAACCTCGGACAGTGCTGGTATCCGGCGATCGACTCCGGCGGTAGCATCCGCGGCGGCGCCTGGGTCGCCGAGGCCACCGACCTGGTCAACCTGAACAGCTGGCCAGCCGGAACCCGGCTGATCCTGCGCAAGGAAAGACCCCATCCCGGTGCGCAGTTGCGGTTCACCGACGCCGACGGGATGCGGGTCACCGCGTTCATCACCGACACACCACCTGGTGTCATACCCGGTCAACTCGCCGGCCTGGAACTGCGGCATCGCCAGCACGCCCGCGTCGAAGACCGCATCCGCGAGCTCAAAGCCACCGGCCTGCGCAACCTGCCCTGTCACGGCTTCTGGGCCAACGCCGCCTGGCTGGAAATCGTGCTCACTGCAACCGACCTGGTCACCTGGACCCGCCTGATCGGATTCCGCACCCACCCGGGACTGGCCCGCGCCGAGATCACCACCTTCCGCTACCGCGTCCTGCACGTGGCCGCCCGCATCACCCACGGCGCCCGCCAACTACGGCTGCGTATCGACGCCACCTGGCGCTGGGCCGCCCAGATCGCCACCGCCTGGCAACACCTGCGCACCGCCTTCGGATAA